The sequence TAACACATGCACACCAAAGGGGAGAACAACAGCAATTTATTCCAAGGCATCAGAATTATAGtggtttcaaatttcaaatcGATATCAGAATCAGTACAGAGCACTTTGAATGCAAACCcttgcaaaagaaaagaatattgaCTACGATACACAACTAAATTAAAAGGTTTTTCATATATTAGAAGACTATCTATCAGTCTGCCCACCTGAAGGAATGGACCTCcaataatataagaatataaagacACCTGAAAAAagtactattttattttcactctTATCAATCTATGAAAGACCgataaaagcaagaaaagaaatattaattagagTTCATGATCTTCAAAAGTTCAAGTAAGTACCTTGAATGCACCTGAAACAAAGTCAGAAACACTTGGCAAGCGTCCTTCCTTTGCAAGAACAGAGCCAAGTATACCTAAAAACagacaatgaaagaaaatttaaaaaaaaaaaaagttcagTTAATTTCCCCTTGACACAATATTGAATTTAAAGACATTgctaaatcaaataaaagaagttaATTAATCTGATCAGGCATacaataaatgaaattaaagcATATGGTTTATCAAAAACccttaaataatattttactcttgatacaaatataattaaaaaaatcgaTATACATAAAggtcataataaataaacaatgaAACTGAAATAGAGAACAAATTGTAGGGACCTGCACCGACGAGGACGGTCAACTTGCCGAGAGGGAGAGCCATAGCGAGTGAGCGATTAATCGTGTTAACATAATCATGAGTTATTAAGAAAACTGCGATTCTTGAGTATAAACCAAGATTGTGAAATCTAAAACGTGAAGGAGaagaatatgaatatttttgaaattgtattTGGAAGCAGCGATCAACGGAGAGCGTTGCTGCTACTTGCTACAAACTGTAAAACGCCTGTCTGCTGGTTCGGTTGCTGTTGACTTCTTGGGTTTGatttaaagttattattttaccCCTCTGGCTtcggttttttttttttttctcaatgtTTGATTTaaagttctttttttcctctcctctatattattattttcttttgtattttattatgcaaaattgaatatataattgtCAACTAGAAATACGATcagttattcttttaatttctaataatataataattattagtgttggagatattaaatttttaaatggaGTACTATAATTTCTtgctattttctaatttttattttattaaaaattaataaaaataaaaaaatattttcatttagaATTTTGAAGGCAATACCACTTCCCATTTAAGCTAAGGGTGTGAAACATGAGATTTGAACTTTGGCTTTGCGGGAGGAAATGTGACACGTTTTGCTGAGTCAGAATCAATTCTTAGGACCGTAGAAGAGGccacaaaaaatttaaagggctaattataaattaagttggatgaattttaattttatttaattattttaaaatttaaaaataaatatttattttttaatttatttttaaaaatattttctaacgataatatttaaaatttaaaataaaaatatgatagaaaaaattgattatgcttattaaaagaatgataATTGGGAATCAAcaataatagtttttttaaatttaataaagtaaatattaaaaatcttatatatatatgttttatcattatattatatttaaatataataaattatttgttgGTTTActaattttcatgttaataaGCAGAATTGacttacaatatttttttattgtaagattttgataattattattaaaaaatatttttataaataaattaaaagtataaatatttattttaaaattttaaaataattagataaaattattaataattttaaatttcaatctttaattagtaattagataaaatttaaatgttgaAGTTAGCATTTATAGTAGAACTACTCAAGGATTTCTTTAATCATAATCTCTCTACTATTTGGATGTCAATCTGATAGCCAATTTTAGTCTATGGATggattaaaaattcaaaactttttttagttaatattattattatattctcattttaaaatattcttaatgaatttttataataaatataattctaaattactaaaaactaaaatataattgtatGTGATGAtatctatattaattaataaaaattatatgtaataattatttactaaatcaaaaactaaaagaaaaagctgtatttaaagacaaataaaaaagaaaagacatagaatcaatatatattaaattttaaaatataaattctttttatatatattattatattttaacacatatatttatttttaacatataaatttaaatttatatttaattttattatttttattaatatattaattaataaattatgtttctaattaaatagtagctctaatcctaaaatagctttttaattatattttaatattatattaattaataaattaatattataataaaataataattttaattataaaaataatattttaaataatatttctattatagttattaactaattttctaattatataatgtttttaattctaagaatattagtattaattatattcatagtattaacttatatattactaaaattcaattaatgaatatttttgataGATTTTATATCACTATGCAAATAAAACCTTtttgaaacaaataaaattttaaagtacCAAAAATTTGAGAACaacatctaaaaatatttaaataattttttattttatatattataattaattaaaaatattaaaaaattattaattttatttataaattaaatttatattattatatataattaaaataattataataatcgTGCAATACTAGTAGACTAGTAAATAGCATATCAATAACCATCAAGAGTTTGAACCATAGTTTAAGAATACCGGaacttttctaaaaaaataaaataaataaataaaagaaatagtatTAGCCACaaatcacatataataaaattggttttcaaacacacatatatatgttGGGCTATAATATATTcttatgattaaaatttttatttttacttttacagtttgaaatttaaaaattctttatcTATATGGTTATCtttaaattgtattataaaaatataaatatatgttataaatatataattattattttttgacattctttgaataattttttattttattttattttattttatttttatatattttgatatatatttttattatattatatttttttgaaatatattttttaattatcatcAAAACACATTAACTTATATGGGAAATATACagaatcataaatataattataaaagatataaaataaaaataatattatctatCTAACTTGATTGGTTTGATAATGATGCATTCttataaaagttaaatgatattttttaatatcttttatatatatttttattataattttttgataaagttttaaaaagtaaaaaaatataaataaaaaataaaaaccacatttatttgaaaaaagtcataaaaataacaactttTAAAAGAACTGTATACCATGAAATTACCTATCAGAGAAAAGCAttgaaaagttaaataatatttatatcatatgATACAAAGTTGTTAATTGCCAACTATTTACGTATAGagtatttgtaattttttttatatgactctttaatttatctaaataagtaattttatatttagtttaatttaaaatatatatatatatatatatctcaacAGCGTTAATAATTTCAgtctttattcaattttttatcgataaaaaatatcaaattcaagGCTTGATAATGCTGTTGTATTGTAGACCAGTCAACAAAATTGTGAAAGAATTGGAGATGCGGGGGATCGAACCCCGTGCCTCTCGCATGCAAAGCGAGCGCTCTACCATTTGAGCTACATCCCCTGGATGACCTTGTCTGCGATAATAATTACATAACCTGACGAATGTATTTAAGAAACAACATTCAATTTACTGGTAGACTTATCGCAAAAGATCAAATGCAGACCTTTTTCGGATCAGTTTAGCACATAACTTACTATTTATAGGTCAAATACATCTTCTTCTGCGAGATGGTATATCAATTgcactattttttttttagtcaaATAGTTTAATAATAGTAGTAGTTAATATTggtataaataaattttaaaaaaatattataaaaagttgatttttagcaatttttaattggttatatatatagacactacaaaaatgattttaaatattaatagattttaatataaataaataattttaaaaatatattattactttaGAGGAATATTACTactgttattatttaataatcatccatatctttaataataacgataattaatagtataatttttattatggaTGGCCCCTATAAGCAATGGATAAATTTCGACATAAGAGGCTTAAGCTGAGACAacttttttaaatgatttctttttgaaaggctccaattactaattaaattacgaattttatattttttaattattttatttaattatcttaaactttttaaataattatttttatttttatttttttaaatctttttcgATAATagtttttgagattttataGTGAAAAAAATGACGTGGCAAATCCATTAtgtttactaatataaaaaaaatagtgagataataattttcttttttacattttagaTGTAaatatatgagatttttaatggtcatattattaagtttagaataaactatttttatttattcataattgTCATTATTTTAGTAAGGATAATCGACTTTCCACATTATCTTTTTcatcttaaaattttagaaattatcattgaaaagtatttttaaaaacacattaaaataatagatatttattttaaaattttgaaataattagataaaattgttaaaaactgtaaagttcaaaattttatttgtaattaagCTTTAAAGAGATAGCCGATAAAGATGGTCGTGGTTCGGTATTTGGAATGTATTTGTTAAAGTTAATAGGATTAGGCTAATAGAAAAGTACATTAACATGTtcaattattgatatttatgtGCATCGCATGTGCGTGTAcaattgtttatttatttttaattttgtaacaataaataataaaataaaatatttgaaaaacagaaaaaccacaattaaaatttatctatttaagGCAAAACGATCCCAGATACCTTGACTTTTGATCATTTTCATGAATCTACCCTCacctttaaaatttatcaatttggtcTACCATTTTTATGTATTGTATCATATctactaataattattttgtctGCCTAATGGacctaaataaaaataaatattttcaatgttGTTTGTAGTACACATATGCACCATGCAATATTAGAGCAATTTCTTAAACTTCTGGAAAAGCTTTGGCAGAACATGCTGCCAATCTTGAATCACCAAAGTTGCATTCTTACTATTCTTTGGTATTGTTGTCCTAGAGGATCCGACCACCTTCTCTTGtcattttaaataaactaatgTATGACTTGCTGCATTTGTCTGAGATAATCTCTAAAATATAACACTTATTGAGACAATGAGTTTTGGAGTTAATGATGGTACGTCCTATATTGGCAAGAAAAAGACACATTTGCATGTCAGTCATCATAGGCACGTGCCTGAAACAACTTAGATAGATTTGATATAAAATGCAAAGATAATGgaccaaaaagataaaattataaggtgatgatatatttaaaaaaataatgaaaggtCTTGGTAGTTCAGATGGttttccttccttttatttatacataaaaaggtgagttttgaattttttataagttGTAAGCCATGTAGTCAAACAAATAAGCCACGTGTGTATGTCATGTCATCAGTGGCACACGCCAAAATAATTGTGGAtagatattatataatatgcaAAGATGGTGGAccaaattgataattttaaaagtgatGATAGATTCgcaaaaatgataaaagatcAAGTATCTGGGATCATTTTGCTTTTATTCAACAGTGCTTTGAGCAATGcatattatctaaaaataataaactattaactcattattatattttaacaataatttCAAAGTAATTAACATTGATATGGAAACTttgtaaaaaatttctaataatttagattttttttttacattttagaaattctGAAAGATAAATTATCAAGCTTTCATTTAATTGTTCTAAACAGtagtttaaatatattttagatattttaatctaaatataatattagaatcaagaaatttaattttataattttttacaataaaataaaaaggaatagttaataatataatgtgtttgttatattattatatattgtataattattaattatattaatatgcttTCACAACatgaatcttaattttttaaataaatatattacatttaattatttataactatacAAATAACAAGTATAAATGTCATAATACAAGTATAGATTTTATAAGTTATAAAAGAtgaatttatagaaaaaaaattattattttaacattaaaaatatttataatataaaattataatatttattattttattttttaaattataacgaatcaaataattaatatttatgtgcCCTACATgcgagaaaataaaaactagtATATATGTACAATTACAGAAACAACTGAAGAAATgcgagaaaataaaaactagtATATATGTACAATTACAGAAAcaactgaagaaagaaaacaacttctaTGTTAGAATTAGAACTCAATGGCAAGCTCACACACATAACTAAATGCACGAtgtacataaaagaaaaagaaatttaagaatttaaatccTCGTGGTCATGACAGACAAATCTACGAAACTCGAAAAGACAGAATATGTTTAAACAGAACTCAAAATTCTATACAAACTATATGCATGAAATTTCCAAAATCCCAAGAGAAACTGTGTATTCTGATAGCAAATTATGTGACACCAAGTATACAAAACATAATGGTGCAAAACGTTGCTTTTTGGTACAGTGATTTAATAAGCAGGTAACAGaagtagaaaaaaaatttatgcagAGATATTCTATCTATTCAGTCCCTCTGGTAGAAGCAAAAGGGGACTTCAATGCACTCTCAAACACTAACCACTCCTTGTGACTTCATAGAGTGCAAAACAAAAAAGTATCAATTCCTCTAAAAGAATAAGATGCCCAAGCAAAAATTGTTGAATAAAAAGCTCTCATGTGTGCTTAACCTCGTATCTGGTCTTGTGAAATTCTGAAGCTTCTCAACTGTTAATATGGGATGGCCAGCTCTAGAAGGCTGCTTCCTGCCTTTCGTTCAAACAACTGGTGCAGCTGATTCGAAGCAGGACCATTATTGAGGTGCTAcaattccaaaataaaatcagaGTATAATCTGCAACTCTCTACCCTAAAATTAGTCTCACACTGTCGACTCGCTAGATTGAGCAGGTACATTCTGCTCCGGATGAATTTGCTCTAATTCATGATCTGGAAACACTTCTGATTGCAAAGATGGGCATATATTCTTCACATGCAACCACGTCAACTGCCAAAAACTGTCCCCACCAATATCATCGCTTGGCAAGAGAACTCCTGTTGTCTTCATCACAAACAGGATGTTCTTGAGAAGCTCAGGGACTAATTCATATATCTTCTCACTATGTTTTCCTCGGAATTTCACCTTCATGTATCTCTCCATACGATTAAGGACTCCTAACCATAGTCTACAGAAGGACGGTTGCTGTGACAGATCATGCAATTGCTGTAAGTATGCTTTTGTCATTAGTTTCATGGCCAATACAAGTGTTTCCTCCATTTTCCGATAATTCTTTGGAGAGCTCTCCAGTGAAATGTCCAACAAGTCATCAAGCAATGTGAAGATCACAAGATCAAAACACTGAAACCACAGAGCGTTTGGAAGGTGAATCCCATCCACTCCTGCCATAGACCTCTGCAACATTAGAATAGCATGGTTCCTCACCTCTTCTCTATGATCCAGACACACTTTCCTCATCCCTTGCACCAGCCTCAGCCACATTTCTCCAATATCTTGACTCACTTTCATAGCAGCCTCCTGCCCCACTGCAATCTTAGCCTCAGAAGACCATCTTGTCAGACAAACAACAGAACCTGCCATCATATTTAGGGCAGAAACAGACCGGTCAACATCCCCCAATCGAGATTCAGCAAACTGTCTTGCAGCATCAACACAAAGGATATAGTTGGATGGCAAAAGGTATGCCCCATTAGACATGATAAATGTTAGCGTCTCAAATCCAGTTTCTGACGCTTCTGGATGTCGAGCTGTGATGGACAGGAGGGAGGTGATTGTACGCCAACCAACATGAGATCTGATATGACTGGCATTTGCTTTTACCAGACGCATAACTTCTTGTGTGATTTGTTCACAATAAGCATCAGCAACACGCGCATCAAGTTTCAATATTAGCTGCAATGACTTGAGGAGTTCATCTGATAGGTTTTCCTTATAGGGAAGTAACCGCTGGCATATCTTAAGGAGCCCAAACACGGCCCTTTCCACCAGAGTGCATGGCATTATGGTTGATTGAACAACATTGGATATATGCTCATAAACGTCTTGCCAAATAAGCATGATCCTATCCCTATTATTGAGTGTAATTGCAATCATCAACTCCAAGCAGAACGCTGCAGCACCTTCATCTTCCATAGGACTAGTTCCCTTACCTAGACGGCTAGCAGCCAGGATAAGTGACCTCACAAGCTGCAACAAAGACTCAGCTTGGAGGAATTTACTCTCTGTGAATATACTATCAATGTGGCAACTATGTATGGTTTCACGAGTTAACTGatgagcagcaatctgttccTCTGTTGGCAGTGACCTTGGCTCCTCCATATCAAAAGATAAGAGCTGGCTGAACCGGCCCATCAAACCGCCAGATGATTTCCGAGGAGTTGTCCCAGATGGTGTGTGGGATAAGGAAGAAACTGGGGAAGGCTTTACCCTCTCCAGGTCAGATGAGAGCTCGATATCATCAGCTGCATCACTAGCAAGCTGAGCAGGTAGAAGGCCAAGCCTGTGAAAGCTCAAGACACAATCCAATATGTTTTTCCAGCTAGAGCGGATGTAATCACCGTATCGGTTTGCAATAGTGAAAACTGTTGTAGTTGCCATCCTTGCTTTAGTGTCATCTCCAAATGTCAAAATAGCATCATCAACAGACAACGAAGTCATGTGGGTAGTGAATTTGCAGAGAGAAACAACCAAATCATCCAATACCTCATCCAAATGATAGGATGCAGAAAATTTGGCAATTGCCAAGAATCCATCGACACATGAATTTAAAACCTCTTCATGCTCTGTCTGATCAAAAACCACTGACATAGCAGCAATTGTGGGACCTGACAGGATAATAAACATGTCATAGTCGAGGAGGGCTCTAGAACCACAAACAATGAAAGGACTTGTAATTTTGGATTTGTGCAGTACATTAATCCAGCGACCTGATGTCATCAACGGAAGACCAGCACCTTGTTCAGGAATCATCTGGATTTCATTTTCACAGATTGAACGATACAGATCTGAAAGGTATTCTCGAGGAAAATCTTTCCCTCCATTAGTGCGTCGATTGTTGCGGATAAAATCTTCTTCAGTCATCTTTTTCTTAACTTGTACATTGTGTTGGTCTGTATTAAGCAGTATAAGTGAATAAGACAAGACAAGAGCAGCATCCTTGTCTGCCAATACCTGAGGGGACTGCTCATAATATCTCTCAGCAAATGCTTCAAGTACCCTCTGTATTTTCTGTGACT comes from Ricinus communis isolate WT05 ecotype wild-type chromosome 5, ASM1957865v1, whole genome shotgun sequence and encodes:
- the LOC8283443 gene encoding ARF guanine-nucleotide exchange factor GNOM isoform X2; the protein is MHLIVDAVTTCRFEVTDPASEEVVLMKILQVLLACMKSKASVKLSNQHVCNIVNTCFRVVHQASSKGELLQRIARHTMHELVRCIFSHLHDIENNEDKLTSGSSSIDREVDTLVKDKTSGSKQPENGEIGVEGDGQLSIGDAPGVRMGKRESGKDENKIEVSNGMESAENGEKLMMEPFGVPCMVEIFHFLCSLLNVVEHIEVGPRSNPIAYDEDVPLFALGLINSAIELGGPSFSKHPALLCLIQDELFRNLMQFGLSMSPLILSTVCSIVLNLYHHLRIELKVQFESFFSCVLLRIAQSKHGSSYQLQEVAMEALVDLCRQQAFMAEMYANFDCDITCSNLFEDLANLLSKSAFPVNGPLSAMHVVALDGLISMIKCMADRMGNELSLSEETSVDLEGHNSFWTMKSESNTDPNYWIPHVRKMRSIKRTLMIGVDHFNRDPKKGLEFLQGMHLLPEKLQPQSVASFFRYTAGLDKSLIGDYLGNHDDFCIQVLQEFAGTFDFRGMSLDTALRLFLGTFRLPGESQKIQRVLEAFAERYYEQSPQVLADKDAALVLSYSLILLNTDQHNVQVKKKMTEEDFIRNNRRTNGGKDFPREYLSDLYRSICENEIQMIPEQGAGLPLMTSGRWINVLHKSKITSPFIVCGSRALLDYDMFIILSGPTIAAMSVVFDQTEHEEVLNSCVDGFLAIAKFSASYHLDEVLDDLVVSLCKFTTHMTSLSVDDAILTFGDDTKARMATTTVFTIANRYGDYIRSSWKNILDCVLSFHRLGLLPAQLASDAADDIELSSDLERVKPSPVSSLSHTPSGTTPRKSSGGLMGRFSQLLSFDMEEPRSLPTEEQIAAHQLTRETIHSCHIDSIFTESKFLQAESLLQLVRSLILAASRLGKGTSPMEDEGAAAFCLELMIAITLNNRDRIMLIWQDVYEHISNVVQSTIMPCTLVERAVFGLLKICQRLLPYKENLSDELLKSLQLILKLDARVADAYCEQITQEVMRLVKANASHIRSHVGWRTITSLLSITARHPEASETGFETLTFIMSNGAYLLPSNYILCVDAARQFAESRLGDVDRSVSALNMMAGSVVCLTRWSSEAKIAVGQEAAMKVSQDIGEMWLRLVQGMRKVCLDHREEVRNHAILMLQRSMAGVDGIHLPNALWFQCFDLVIFTLLDDLLDISLESSPKNYRKMEETLVLAMKLMTKAYLQQLHDLSQQPSFCRLWLGVLNRMERYMKVKFRGKHSEKIYELVPELLKNILFVMKTTGVLLPSDDIGGDSFWQLTWLHVKNICPSLQSEVFPDHELEQIHPEQNVPAQSSESTV
- the LOC8283443 gene encoding ARF guanine-nucleotide exchange factor GNOM isoform X1 produces the protein MGHLNLQSEINSFQREFCDCPVISTKGAVACMVNSEIGAVLAVMRRNVRWGVRYVTDDDQLEHTLIHSLKELRKQIFSWQHKWHSINPAIYLQPFLDVICSDETGAPITGVALSSVYKILTLDLLDVNTVNVAEAMHLIVDAVTTCRFEVTDPASEEVVLMKILQVLLACMKSKASVKLSNQHVCNIVNTCFRVVHQASSKGELLQRIARHTMHELVRCIFSHLHDIENNEDKLTSGSSSIDREVDTLVKDKTSGSKQPENGEIGVEGDGQLSIGDAPGVRMGKRESGKDENKIEVSNGMESAENGEKLMMEPFGVPCMVEIFHFLCSLLNVVEHIEVGPRSNPIAYDEDVPLFALGLINSAIELGGPSFSKHPALLCLIQDELFRNLMQFGLSMSPLILSTVCSIVLNLYHHLRIELKVQFESFFSCVLLRIAQSKHGSSYQLQEVAMEALVDLCRQQAFMAEMYANFDCDITCSNLFEDLANLLSKSAFPVNGPLSAMHVVALDGLISMIKCMADRMGNELSLSEETSVDLEGHNSFWTMKSESNTDPNYWIPHVRKMRSIKRTLMIGVDHFNRDPKKGLEFLQGMHLLPEKLQPQSVASFFRYTAGLDKSLIGDYLGNHDDFCIQVLQEFAGTFDFRGMSLDTALRLFLGTFRLPGESQKIQRVLEAFAERYYEQSPQVLADKDAALVLSYSLILLNTDQHNVQVKKKMTEEDFIRNNRRTNGGKDFPREYLSDLYRSICENEIQMIPEQGAGLPLMTSGRWINVLHKSKITSPFIVCGSRALLDYDMFIILSGPTIAAMSVVFDQTEHEEVLNSCVDGFLAIAKFSASYHLDEVLDDLVVSLCKFTTHMTSLSVDDAILTFGDDTKARMATTTVFTIANRYGDYIRSSWKNILDCVLSFHRLGLLPAQLASDAADDIELSSDLERVKPSPVSSLSHTPSGTTPRKSSGGLMGRFSQLLSFDMEEPRSLPTEEQIAAHQLTRETIHSCHIDSIFTESKFLQAESLLQLVRSLILAASRLGKGTSPMEDEGAAAFCLELMIAITLNNRDRIMLIWQDVYEHISNVVQSTIMPCTLVERAVFGLLKICQRLLPYKENLSDELLKSLQLILKLDARVADAYCEQITQEVMRLVKANASHIRSHVGWRTITSLLSITARHPEASETGFETLTFIMSNGAYLLPSNYILCVDAARQFAESRLGDVDRSVSALNMMAGSVVCLTRWSSEAKIAVGQEAAMKVSQDIGEMWLRLVQGMRKVCLDHREEVRNHAILMLQRSMAGVDGIHLPNALWFQCFDLVIFTLLDDLLDISLESSPKNYRKMEETLVLAMKLMTKAYLQQLHDLSQQPSFCRLWLGVLNRMERYMKVKFRGKHSEKIYELVPELLKNILFVMKTTGVLLPSDDIGGDSFWQLTWLHVKNICPSLQSEVFPDHELEQIHPEQNVPAQSSESTV